A stretch of the Lactuca sativa cultivar Salinas chromosome 9, Lsat_Salinas_v11, whole genome shotgun sequence genome encodes the following:
- the LOC111885572 gene encoding glutamate receptor 1.3 isoform X1: MADCRFFPFLILMLLIFQTLLTAHATSTFLKSLKLKSNGKKLRILVPDFSTFPNLVQLTIDPRTNESGVSGFCWDVFNAAFNALDHGVGIEIIPYPYKDGRSYNDLIDKVSLKEYDAAIGDITITANRSLYVDFTLPFTDLGTGTIARDAKKSIWIFLDPLSADLWITSACFFLFLGFVIWFIEHRTNEEFQGSACQQIGTTLWFAFSTIVYSHREKLQSNLSRFVVTVWVFVVLVLTSSYTATLSSLLTIQQIGMKEIEVGLQGASPLRGAVFKNLNFKIEELYTHEAYSKALTNGNVDAIIDEILYVKTILAMYPGSHFSLIATASTTNGFGFVFQKGSPMAGEMSTQIAKMREDGTLKALEDKWLKRQSTVMSKDFSSPSPKILNLYGFRGLFLISSVSMALALSVSMVRCIFRGNFYVKVKMQLWRYILQRDVEVHVHDRV; this comes from the exons ATGGCGGATTGCAGGTTCTTTCCATTTCTGATATTGATGTTGCTTATCTTTCAAACCCTTTTAACAGCACATGCGACTTCAACCTTTTTAAAAAGTTTGAAGCTAAAATCGAATGGCAAGAAGCTGAGAATTCTGGTTCCAGATTTCAGCACATTCCCGAATTTAGTACAACTCACTATCGATCCAAGAACAAATGAATCGGGTGTGAGTGGATTCTGTTGGGATGTTTTCAATGCTGCGTTTAATGCCTTAGACCACGGAGTAGGGATTGAGATTATTCCATACCCTTATAAGGATGGACGTAGTTACAATGATTTAATCGACAAAGTCTCTCTTAAGGAATATGATGCTGCTATTGGGGATATAACCATCACAGCAAATAGATCTCTTTATGTTGACTTCACATTGCCCTTCACTGATCTAGGAACTGGAACAATAGCCCGAGACGCCAAGAAAAGCATTTGGATCTTTCTAGATCCTCTTAGTGCAGATCTTTGGATCACAAGTGCTTGTTTCTTTCTCTTTTTAGGGTTTGTCATTTGGTTTATTGAACATCGTACAAATGAAGAATTTCAAGGTTCTGCATGTCAGCAAATCGGAACAACTCTCTGGTTTGCTTTTTCGACCATTGTTTATTCCCACA GGGAGAAGCTGCAAAGTAATCTATCAAGATTTGTGGTTACAGTTTGGGTTTTTGTAGTGCTTGTGCTCACGTCAAGTTACACAGCAACATTGAGTTCACTTTTAACAATACAACAGATTGGAATGAAGGAGATAGAGGTCGGACTCCAAGGTGCTTCACCCTTAAGAGGAGCTGTCTTTAAAAACCTCAACTTCAAAATTGAGGAACTGTATACACATGAGGCCTACTCTAAAGCATTAACAAATGGAAATGTTGATGCAATCATCGATGAGATTCTTTATGTCAAAACAATCCTTGCTATGTATCCTGGTTCTCACTTCTCTTTAATCGCAACAGCATCCACCACTAATGGCTTCGGCTTT GTGTTCCAGAAAGGTTCGCCCATGGCTGGAGAGATGTCAACTCAGATAGCAAAGATGCGGGAAGATGGGACATTGAAAGCATTAGAAGATAAATGGTTGAAACGTCAGTCTACAGTGATGTCAAAGGATTTTTCTTCCCCTTCACCAAAAATCTTGAATCTTTATGGGTTTCGGGGCCTCTTTCTTATTAGTAGTGTGTCAATGGCATTAGCCCTTTCTGTGTCTATGGTTCGTTGTATCTTTCGGGGAAATTTTTATGTGAAGGTTAAGATGCAGTTATGGAGGTACATCTTACAAAGAGATGTTGAAGTGCATGTACATGATCGTGTTTGA
- the LOC111885572 gene encoding glutamate receptor 1.3 isoform X2 codes for MADCRFFPFLILMLLIFQTLLTAHATSTFLKSLKLKSNGKKLRILVPDFSTFPNLVQLTIDPRTNESGVSGFCWDVFNAAFNALDHGVGIEIIPYPYKDGRSYNDLIDKVSLKEYDAAIGDITITANRSLYVDFTLPFTDLGTGTIARDAKKSIWIFLDPLSADLWITSACFFLFLGFVIWFIEHRTNEEFQGSACQQIGTTLWFAFSTIVYSHREKLQSNLSRFVVTVWVFVVLVLTSSYTATLSSLLTIQQIGMKEIEVGLQGASPLRGAVFKNLNFKIEELYTHEAYSKALTNGNVDAIIDEILYVKTILAMYPGSHFSLIATASTTNGFGFVFQKGSPMAGEMSTQIAKMREDGTLKALEDKWLKRQSTVMSKDFSSPSPKILNLYGFRGLFLISSVSMALALSVSMVRCIFRGNFYVKVKMQLWSW; via the exons ATGGCGGATTGCAGGTTCTTTCCATTTCTGATATTGATGTTGCTTATCTTTCAAACCCTTTTAACAGCACATGCGACTTCAACCTTTTTAAAAAGTTTGAAGCTAAAATCGAATGGCAAGAAGCTGAGAATTCTGGTTCCAGATTTCAGCACATTCCCGAATTTAGTACAACTCACTATCGATCCAAGAACAAATGAATCGGGTGTGAGTGGATTCTGTTGGGATGTTTTCAATGCTGCGTTTAATGCCTTAGACCACGGAGTAGGGATTGAGATTATTCCATACCCTTATAAGGATGGACGTAGTTACAATGATTTAATCGACAAAGTCTCTCTTAAGGAATATGATGCTGCTATTGGGGATATAACCATCACAGCAAATAGATCTCTTTATGTTGACTTCACATTGCCCTTCACTGATCTAGGAACTGGAACAATAGCCCGAGACGCCAAGAAAAGCATTTGGATCTTTCTAGATCCTCTTAGTGCAGATCTTTGGATCACAAGTGCTTGTTTCTTTCTCTTTTTAGGGTTTGTCATTTGGTTTATTGAACATCGTACAAATGAAGAATTTCAAGGTTCTGCATGTCAGCAAATCGGAACAACTCTCTGGTTTGCTTTTTCGACCATTGTTTATTCCCACA GGGAGAAGCTGCAAAGTAATCTATCAAGATTTGTGGTTACAGTTTGGGTTTTTGTAGTGCTTGTGCTCACGTCAAGTTACACAGCAACATTGAGTTCACTTTTAACAATACAACAGATTGGAATGAAGGAGATAGAGGTCGGACTCCAAGGTGCTTCACCCTTAAGAGGAGCTGTCTTTAAAAACCTCAACTTCAAAATTGAGGAACTGTATACACATGAGGCCTACTCTAAAGCATTAACAAATGGAAATGTTGATGCAATCATCGATGAGATTCTTTATGTCAAAACAATCCTTGCTATGTATCCTGGTTCTCACTTCTCTTTAATCGCAACAGCATCCACCACTAATGGCTTCGGCTTT GTGTTCCAGAAAGGTTCGCCCATGGCTGGAGAGATGTCAACTCAGATAGCAAAGATGCGGGAAGATGGGACATTGAAAGCATTAGAAGATAAATGGTTGAAACGTCAGTCTACAGTGATGTCAAAGGATTTTTCTTCCCCTTCACCAAAAATCTTGAATCTTTATGGGTTTCGGGGCCTCTTTCTTATTAGTAGTGTGTCAATGGCATTAGCCCTTTCTGTGTCTATGGTTCGTTGTATCTTTCGGGGAAATTTTTATGTGAAGGTTAAGATGCAGTTATGGAG CTGGTAA